From a region of the Globicephala melas chromosome 19, mGloMel1.2, whole genome shotgun sequence genome:
- the ZNF227 gene encoding zinc finger protein 227 isoform X1, protein MCNFCRDPHGLLTALACISWLLCPSPVMPSQESDLPRKEWEKMTEFQEAVTFKDVAVTFTEEELGLLDSAQRKLYQDVMVENFRNLVSVGHLPFKPDMVSQLETEEKIWMMERETQRNGHSSENCKAIISGSKNPDEVETLGKVALKYLSCEEPSCWQIWKQVASDSTCCLQRRTSHFLQGDSLQVSENENHMMNHKGDSSSYLENQEFLISRTQDSCGNMYVSESGNQSRGKQMNGKNNPCICEAFMKKSPLSDPVTTDTEQKPCKGDTLYPCRECGRSFSDSEVLPVHPRVHLGEKCSHLQSHQRIHPRGKVDKCRESGDGFNRNSFHPRQSNHTGEKSYRCDSCGKGFSSSTGLIIHYRTHTGEKPYKCEECGKCFSQSSNFQCHQRVHTEEKPYKCDECGKGFGWSVNLRVHQRVHRGEKPYKCEECGKGFTQAAHYHIHQRVHTGEKPYKCDVCGKGFSHNSPLICHRRVHTGEKPYRCEACGKGFTRNTDLHIHFRVHTGEKPYKCKECGKGFSQASNLQVHQNVHTGEKRFKCETCGKGFSQSSKLQTHQRVHTGEKPYRCDMCGKDFSYSSNLKLHQVIHTGEKPYKCEECGKGFSWRSNLHAHQRVHSGEKPYKCEACDKSFSQAIDFRVHQRVHTGEKPYKCGVCGKGFSQSSGLQSHQRVHTGEKPYRCNMCGKGFRYSSQFIYHQRGHTGEKPYKCEECGKAFGRSLNLRHHQRVHTGEKPHKCEECGKAFSLPSNLRVHLSVHAREKLFKCEECGKGFSQSSRLHAHQRVHTGEKPYKCDICGKDFSHRSRLTYHQKVHTGKSL, encoded by the exons ATGTGTAATTTCTGCAGAGATCCACATGGGCTCCTGACAGCCCTGGCCTGCATCTCATGGCTTCTTTGTCCTTCCCCAGTTATGCCTTCTCAGGAATCTGACCTTCCCCGGAAGGAGTGGGAGAAAATGACTGAGTTTCAG GAGGCAGTGACCTTCAAGGACGTGGCCGTGACCTTCACCGAGGAGGAACTGGGGCTGCTGGACTCTGCCCAGAGGAAACTGTACCAGGATGTGATGGTGGAGAACTTCCGGAACCTGGTCTCAGTGG GACATCTTCCCTTCAAGCCAGATATGGTGTCCCAGTTGGAGACAGAAGAAAAGATTTGGATGATGGAGAGAGAAACCCAAAGAAACGGGCATTCCAGTGAGAACTGCAAAGCTATTATTTCAG GCAGCAAGAATCCCGATGAGGTGGAGACTCTTGGAAAAGTCGCATTAAAATACCTTTCATGTGAAGAGCCGTCTTGCTGGCAAATCTGGAAACAGGTCGCAAGTGATTCAACGTGCTGTCTTCAGAGGAGGACTTCCCATTTCCTACAAGGTGATTCTCTTCAGGTTTCTGAAAATGAGAACCATATGATGAACCACAAAGGCGATAGTTCCAGTTACCTTGAAAATCAAGAGTTTTTGATTTCGAGAACCCAGGATTCCTGTGGGAATATGTATGTGAGTGAGTCAGGGAATCAGAGTAGAGGTAAGCAAATGAACGGGAAAAACAACCCATGTATATGTGAAGCCTTCATGAAGAAATCACCCCTGAGTGATCCTGTTACAACTGACACAGAACAGAAACCCTGCAAAGGAGACACACTGTATCCCTGTAGAGAGTGTGGGAGAAGCTTCAGTGATAGCGAAGTGCTCCCAGTTCATCCGAGGGTTCACCTGGGAGAGAAATGCTCCCATCTGCAAAGTCATCAAAGAATTCACCCACGAGGAAAAGTCGATAAATGTCGTGAATCCGGCGATGGTTTCAATAGGAACTCCTTTCATCCCCGTCAATCTAATCACACGGGAGAGAAGTCCTATAGGTGTGACAGTTGTGGCAAGGGATTCAGTAGCAGCACAGGCCTTATCATCCACTATAGGACACACACGGGGGAGAAGCCTTACAAATGCGAGGAGTGCGGTAAATGCTTTAGCCAAAGTTCAAATTTTCAGTGCCATCAGAGAGTCCACACCGAAGAGAAACCGTACAAGTGCGACGAGTGCGGGAAGGGCTTTGGCTGGAGCGTTAACCTTCGTGTTCACCAGAGGGTCCACAGGGGTGAGAAACCCTATAAGTGTGAGGAGTGTGGGAAGGGCTTCACACAGGCCGCGCATTATCACATACATCAGAGGGTCCACACCGGGGAGAAACCCTACAAATGCGATGTCTGCGGCAAGGGGTTCAGTCACAATTCCCCTTTGATATGCCACCGGAGggtccacactggagagaaaccgtaCAGATGTGAGGCGTGCGGGAAGGGCTTCACCCGTAACACAGATCTTCACATCCACTTCCGTGTCCACACGGGAGAGAAACCCTACAAATGCAAGGAGTGCGGGAAGGGCTTCAGTCAGGCTTCCAATCTTCAAGTCCACCAGAACGTCCACACCGGGGAGAAACGATTCAAATGCGAGACGTGTGGGAAGGGCTTCAGTCAGTCGTCAAAGCTGCAGACCCACCAGAGAGTCCACACAGGGGAAAAGCCCTACAGATGCGACATGTGCGGTAAGGACTTCAGTTACAGTTCAAATCTTAAACTGCACCAAGTcattcacactggagaaaaaccatataaatgTGAGGAGTGTGGGAAGGGCTTCAGTTGGAGATCAAACCTTCATGCTCATCAGAGAGTCCACtcaggagagaaaccctacaaATGTGAGGCGTGTGATAAGAGCTTCAGTCAGGCCATAGATTTCCGGGTCCATCAGAGAGTCCACACGGGCGAGAAACCCTACAAGTGTGGTGTCTGTGGGAAGGGCTTCAGCCAGTCCTCTGGTCTTCAGTCCCATCAGAGGGtccacactggggagaagccCTACAGATGCAACATGTGTGGAAAGGGCTTTCGTTACAGTTCACAGTTTATATACCACCAGAGGGGCCACACTGGTGAAAAGCCTTACAAATGTGAggagtgtgggaaagccttcgGGCGGAGCTTGAATCTTCGCCATCACCAGAGGgtccacacaggagagaaaccccaCAAGTGTGAGgagtgtgggaaggccttcagtcTCCCCTCCAATCTTAGAGTCCATCTGAGTGTTCACGCTCGGGAGAAACTGTTTAAATGTGAGGAGTGTGGGAAGGGCTTCAGTCAGAGTTCTCGGCTTCACGCCCACCAGAGGGTCCacacaggagaaaaaccatacaagTGTGACATATGTGGTAAGGACTTCAGTCACCGTTCACGGCTTACATACCATCAGAAAGTCCACACTGGCAAGAGTCTTTAA
- the ZNF227 gene encoding zinc finger protein 227 isoform X2, producing the protein MVYEEWPVMPSQESDLPRKEWEKMTEFQEAVTFKDVAVTFTEEELGLLDSAQRKLYQDVMVENFRNLVSVGHLPFKPDMVSQLETEEKIWMMERETQRNGHSSENCKAIISGSKNPDEVETLGKVALKYLSCEEPSCWQIWKQVASDSTCCLQRRTSHFLQGDSLQVSENENHMMNHKGDSSSYLENQEFLISRTQDSCGNMYVSESGNQSRGKQMNGKNNPCICEAFMKKSPLSDPVTTDTEQKPCKGDTLYPCRECGRSFSDSEVLPVHPRVHLGEKCSHLQSHQRIHPRGKVDKCRESGDGFNRNSFHPRQSNHTGEKSYRCDSCGKGFSSSTGLIIHYRTHTGEKPYKCEECGKCFSQSSNFQCHQRVHTEEKPYKCDECGKGFGWSVNLRVHQRVHRGEKPYKCEECGKGFTQAAHYHIHQRVHTGEKPYKCDVCGKGFSHNSPLICHRRVHTGEKPYRCEACGKGFTRNTDLHIHFRVHTGEKPYKCKECGKGFSQASNLQVHQNVHTGEKRFKCETCGKGFSQSSKLQTHQRVHTGEKPYRCDMCGKDFSYSSNLKLHQVIHTGEKPYKCEECGKGFSWRSNLHAHQRVHSGEKPYKCEACDKSFSQAIDFRVHQRVHTGEKPYKCGVCGKGFSQSSGLQSHQRVHTGEKPYRCNMCGKGFRYSSQFIYHQRGHTGEKPYKCEECGKAFGRSLNLRHHQRVHTGEKPHKCEECGKAFSLPSNLRVHLSVHAREKLFKCEECGKGFSQSSRLHAHQRVHTGEKPYKCDICGKDFSHRSRLTYHQKVHTGKSL; encoded by the exons ATGGTTTACGAGGAGTGGCCAG TTATGCCTTCTCAGGAATCTGACCTTCCCCGGAAGGAGTGGGAGAAAATGACTGAGTTTCAG GAGGCAGTGACCTTCAAGGACGTGGCCGTGACCTTCACCGAGGAGGAACTGGGGCTGCTGGACTCTGCCCAGAGGAAACTGTACCAGGATGTGATGGTGGAGAACTTCCGGAACCTGGTCTCAGTGG GACATCTTCCCTTCAAGCCAGATATGGTGTCCCAGTTGGAGACAGAAGAAAAGATTTGGATGATGGAGAGAGAAACCCAAAGAAACGGGCATTCCAGTGAGAACTGCAAAGCTATTATTTCAG GCAGCAAGAATCCCGATGAGGTGGAGACTCTTGGAAAAGTCGCATTAAAATACCTTTCATGTGAAGAGCCGTCTTGCTGGCAAATCTGGAAACAGGTCGCAAGTGATTCAACGTGCTGTCTTCAGAGGAGGACTTCCCATTTCCTACAAGGTGATTCTCTTCAGGTTTCTGAAAATGAGAACCATATGATGAACCACAAAGGCGATAGTTCCAGTTACCTTGAAAATCAAGAGTTTTTGATTTCGAGAACCCAGGATTCCTGTGGGAATATGTATGTGAGTGAGTCAGGGAATCAGAGTAGAGGTAAGCAAATGAACGGGAAAAACAACCCATGTATATGTGAAGCCTTCATGAAGAAATCACCCCTGAGTGATCCTGTTACAACTGACACAGAACAGAAACCCTGCAAAGGAGACACACTGTATCCCTGTAGAGAGTGTGGGAGAAGCTTCAGTGATAGCGAAGTGCTCCCAGTTCATCCGAGGGTTCACCTGGGAGAGAAATGCTCCCATCTGCAAAGTCATCAAAGAATTCACCCACGAGGAAAAGTCGATAAATGTCGTGAATCCGGCGATGGTTTCAATAGGAACTCCTTTCATCCCCGTCAATCTAATCACACGGGAGAGAAGTCCTATAGGTGTGACAGTTGTGGCAAGGGATTCAGTAGCAGCACAGGCCTTATCATCCACTATAGGACACACACGGGGGAGAAGCCTTACAAATGCGAGGAGTGCGGTAAATGCTTTAGCCAAAGTTCAAATTTTCAGTGCCATCAGAGAGTCCACACCGAAGAGAAACCGTACAAGTGCGACGAGTGCGGGAAGGGCTTTGGCTGGAGCGTTAACCTTCGTGTTCACCAGAGGGTCCACAGGGGTGAGAAACCCTATAAGTGTGAGGAGTGTGGGAAGGGCTTCACACAGGCCGCGCATTATCACATACATCAGAGGGTCCACACCGGGGAGAAACCCTACAAATGCGATGTCTGCGGCAAGGGGTTCAGTCACAATTCCCCTTTGATATGCCACCGGAGggtccacactggagagaaaccgtaCAGATGTGAGGCGTGCGGGAAGGGCTTCACCCGTAACACAGATCTTCACATCCACTTCCGTGTCCACACGGGAGAGAAACCCTACAAATGCAAGGAGTGCGGGAAGGGCTTCAGTCAGGCTTCCAATCTTCAAGTCCACCAGAACGTCCACACCGGGGAGAAACGATTCAAATGCGAGACGTGTGGGAAGGGCTTCAGTCAGTCGTCAAAGCTGCAGACCCACCAGAGAGTCCACACAGGGGAAAAGCCCTACAGATGCGACATGTGCGGTAAGGACTTCAGTTACAGTTCAAATCTTAAACTGCACCAAGTcattcacactggagaaaaaccatataaatgTGAGGAGTGTGGGAAGGGCTTCAGTTGGAGATCAAACCTTCATGCTCATCAGAGAGTCCACtcaggagagaaaccctacaaATGTGAGGCGTGTGATAAGAGCTTCAGTCAGGCCATAGATTTCCGGGTCCATCAGAGAGTCCACACGGGCGAGAAACCCTACAAGTGTGGTGTCTGTGGGAAGGGCTTCAGCCAGTCCTCTGGTCTTCAGTCCCATCAGAGGGtccacactggggagaagccCTACAGATGCAACATGTGTGGAAAGGGCTTTCGTTACAGTTCACAGTTTATATACCACCAGAGGGGCCACACTGGTGAAAAGCCTTACAAATGTGAggagtgtgggaaagccttcgGGCGGAGCTTGAATCTTCGCCATCACCAGAGGgtccacacaggagagaaaccccaCAAGTGTGAGgagtgtgggaaggccttcagtcTCCCCTCCAATCTTAGAGTCCATCTGAGTGTTCACGCTCGGGAGAAACTGTTTAAATGTGAGGAGTGTGGGAAGGGCTTCAGTCAGAGTTCTCGGCTTCACGCCCACCAGAGGGTCCacacaggagaaaaaccatacaagTGTGACATATGTGGTAAGGACTTCAGTCACCGTTCACGGCTTACATACCATCAGAAAGTCCACACTGGCAAGAGTCTTTAA
- the ZNF233 gene encoding LOW QUALITY PROTEIN: zinc finger protein 233 (The sequence of the model RefSeq protein was modified relative to this genomic sequence to represent the inferred CDS: inserted 1 base in 1 codon): MIKFQEPVSFKDVAVTFTKEELGLLDSTQRKLYQDVMLENFWNLVSVGYLPFKLDMILQLGRKKKLWVMEPEAQGAGCSGHGNQNVIETLQEAGLRQLLHEGLMCWQIWEQFTSKLTRTQDSIINLQGKKLPKQDDSSCEAWSGESTQLPEDENYVGKLQGESSTSIKNQVSPTQTSWDFWRKMYLRESQNYQSRCQQIDIKDKLCQCDHCVMRRISHHHGNQEVHKSEKACGHNNHGKDFVKNTSQHSIIHSGEQTSDETGKGVSLGYDVELHQQLRVGEKPHVCSECGKGSTYNSVFHIHYSVHRGGKRSGNDECGVDLGQSSHLETHQRVNPGEKPYRSGVCAAESFNQNSSLPTHEPIHPGENLCRGGRCGKGSSHSLDLNSHCVENTGEKSWKCELCGKGFNETSQIQAHQTAYPQDKTSKWKAYDRIFSQSSGPLQRVHTGEKPYKCDVCGKDFSKASNLQAHQRIHTGEKPYQCDVCNKSFSRNSHLQAHQRVHTGEKPYRCDTCGKDFSQISHLQAHQRVHTGEKPYRCDICGKGFSQSSHLQDHQRVHTGEKPYTCDVCGKGFSWSSHLQAHQRVHTGEKPYKCEECGKGFIWNSYLHVHQRIHTGEKPYKCGMCGKSFSQTSHLQAHQRVHTGEKPYKCFDCGKGFSKSSXSSGSSESP; encoded by the exons ATGATCAAGTTCCAG GAGCCAGTGTCCTTCAAGGACGTGGCTGTGACCTTCACCAAGGAGGAGCTGGGGCTGCTGGACTCCACTCAGAGGAAGCTGTACCAAGACGTGATGCTGGAGAACTTCTGGAACCTGGTCTCAGTGG GATATCTACCTTTCAAATTAGATATGATACTACagctggggagaaaaaagaagcttTGGGTGATGGAGCCAGAAGCCCAAGGAGCTGGGTGTTCAG GACACGGGAACCAAAATGTGATAGAGACTCTTCAAGAAGCAGGATTAAGACAGCTTTTACATGAAGGCCTTATGTGCTGGCAGATATGGGAACAGTTTACAAGTAAATTAACCAGAACTCAGGACTCAATAATAAATCTGCAAGGCAAGAAGTTGCCAAAACAAGATGATTCCTCCTGTGAGGCATGGTCAGGAGAATCTACTCAGCTTCCAGAAGATGAGAACTATGTAGGAAAGCTTCAAGGAGAGAGTTCCACAAGTATCAAAAATCAAGTGTCTCCAACTCAGACATCCTGGGATTTCTGGAGAAAAATGTATCTGAGAGAGTCACAGAATTATCAGAGTAGGTGTCAGCAAATTGACATAAAAGATAAACTGTGTCAGTGTGATCACTGTGTCATGAGAAGGATCTCTCATCACCATGGCAATCAGGAAGTACACAAAAGTGAGAAGGCTTGTGGCCACAATAATCATGGAAAAGACTTTGTGAAGAACACATCCCAGCATAGTATCATCCACTCAGGAGAGCAGACCTCTGATGAGACTGGAAAAGGTGTCAGCCTTGGCTATGATGTTGAACTTCATCAGCAGTTGCGTGTAGGAGAGAAGCCCCACGTGTGTAGTGAGTGTGGGAAGGGCAGCACGTATAACTCAGTGTTTCACATTCATTACAGTGTTCACAGAGGAGGGAAACGCAGTGGGAATGATGAGTGTGGGGTGGACTTGGGTCAGAGCTCACATCTGGAGACCCATCAGAGAGTCAACCCAGGGGAGAAACCCTACAGATCTGGGGTGTGTGCTGCTGAGAGCTTCAATCAGAACTCCTCCCTTCCCACTCATGAGCCCATTCACCCGGGGGAGAATCTGTGTAGGGGTGGCAGGTGTGGGAAGGGCTCCAGTCATAGCTTAGACCTCAACAGTCACTGTGTAGAAAACACTGGCGAGAAATCCTGGAAATGTGAGCTGTGTGGTAAAGGCTTCAATGAGACATCACAAATTCAAGCCCATCAGACAGCCTACCCTCAAGACAAAACGTCCAAATGGAAGGCATATGACAGGATATTCAGTCAGAGCTCTGGTCCTCTtcagagagttcacactggagaaaaaccatataaatgCGACGTATGTGGGAAAGACTTCAGTAAGGCCTCCAACCTTCAAGCCCATCAGAGAATCCACACCGGCGAGAAGCCCTACCAATGTGATGTGTGTAATAAGAGCTTTAGCCGGAATTCCCATCTTCAGGCCCATCAGAGagtccacacaggagagaaaccctacaGATGTGACACATGTGGGAAGGATTTCAGTCAGATTTCCCATCTTCAGGCCCATCAGAGAGtccacacaggagagaagccCTACAGATGTGACATATGTGGGAAAGGCTTCAGTCAGAGCTCACATCTTCAAGACCACCAGCGggtccacactggagagaaaccctacacGTGCGATGTGTGTGGGAAGGGTTTCAGTTGGAGCTCCCATCTTCAAGCCCATCAGAGAGTCCATACAGGGGAGAAACCCTACAAGTGTGAAGAATGTGGGAAAGGCTTCATCTGGAACTCGTACCTTCACGTTCATCAGAGAATCCACACGGGAGAGAAACCCTATAAGTGTGGCATGTGTGGGAAGAGCTTCAGTCAGACCTCCCATCTTCAAGCCCATCAAAGGGtccatacaggagagaaaccctacaaATGTTTTGACTGTGGTAAGGGCTTTAGCAAGAGTT TGTCTTCAGGTTCATCAGAGAGTCCATAG
- the ZNF227 gene encoding zinc finger protein 227 isoform X3, which yields MPSQESDLPRKEWEKMTEFQEAVTFKDVAVTFTEEELGLLDSAQRKLYQDVMVENFRNLVSVGHLPFKPDMVSQLETEEKIWMMERETQRNGHSSENCKAIISGSKNPDEVETLGKVALKYLSCEEPSCWQIWKQVASDSTCCLQRRTSHFLQGDSLQVSENENHMMNHKGDSSSYLENQEFLISRTQDSCGNMYVSESGNQSRGKQMNGKNNPCICEAFMKKSPLSDPVTTDTEQKPCKGDTLYPCRECGRSFSDSEVLPVHPRVHLGEKCSHLQSHQRIHPRGKVDKCRESGDGFNRNSFHPRQSNHTGEKSYRCDSCGKGFSSSTGLIIHYRTHTGEKPYKCEECGKCFSQSSNFQCHQRVHTEEKPYKCDECGKGFGWSVNLRVHQRVHRGEKPYKCEECGKGFTQAAHYHIHQRVHTGEKPYKCDVCGKGFSHNSPLICHRRVHTGEKPYRCEACGKGFTRNTDLHIHFRVHTGEKPYKCKECGKGFSQASNLQVHQNVHTGEKRFKCETCGKGFSQSSKLQTHQRVHTGEKPYRCDMCGKDFSYSSNLKLHQVIHTGEKPYKCEECGKGFSWRSNLHAHQRVHSGEKPYKCEACDKSFSQAIDFRVHQRVHTGEKPYKCGVCGKGFSQSSGLQSHQRVHTGEKPYRCNMCGKGFRYSSQFIYHQRGHTGEKPYKCEECGKAFGRSLNLRHHQRVHTGEKPHKCEECGKAFSLPSNLRVHLSVHAREKLFKCEECGKGFSQSSRLHAHQRVHTGEKPYKCDICGKDFSHRSRLTYHQKVHTGKSL from the exons ATGCCTTCTCAGGAATCTGACCTTCCCCGGAAGGAGTGGGAGAAAATGACTGAGTTTCAG GAGGCAGTGACCTTCAAGGACGTGGCCGTGACCTTCACCGAGGAGGAACTGGGGCTGCTGGACTCTGCCCAGAGGAAACTGTACCAGGATGTGATGGTGGAGAACTTCCGGAACCTGGTCTCAGTGG GACATCTTCCCTTCAAGCCAGATATGGTGTCCCAGTTGGAGACAGAAGAAAAGATTTGGATGATGGAGAGAGAAACCCAAAGAAACGGGCATTCCAGTGAGAACTGCAAAGCTATTATTTCAG GCAGCAAGAATCCCGATGAGGTGGAGACTCTTGGAAAAGTCGCATTAAAATACCTTTCATGTGAAGAGCCGTCTTGCTGGCAAATCTGGAAACAGGTCGCAAGTGATTCAACGTGCTGTCTTCAGAGGAGGACTTCCCATTTCCTACAAGGTGATTCTCTTCAGGTTTCTGAAAATGAGAACCATATGATGAACCACAAAGGCGATAGTTCCAGTTACCTTGAAAATCAAGAGTTTTTGATTTCGAGAACCCAGGATTCCTGTGGGAATATGTATGTGAGTGAGTCAGGGAATCAGAGTAGAGGTAAGCAAATGAACGGGAAAAACAACCCATGTATATGTGAAGCCTTCATGAAGAAATCACCCCTGAGTGATCCTGTTACAACTGACACAGAACAGAAACCCTGCAAAGGAGACACACTGTATCCCTGTAGAGAGTGTGGGAGAAGCTTCAGTGATAGCGAAGTGCTCCCAGTTCATCCGAGGGTTCACCTGGGAGAGAAATGCTCCCATCTGCAAAGTCATCAAAGAATTCACCCACGAGGAAAAGTCGATAAATGTCGTGAATCCGGCGATGGTTTCAATAGGAACTCCTTTCATCCCCGTCAATCTAATCACACGGGAGAGAAGTCCTATAGGTGTGACAGTTGTGGCAAGGGATTCAGTAGCAGCACAGGCCTTATCATCCACTATAGGACACACACGGGGGAGAAGCCTTACAAATGCGAGGAGTGCGGTAAATGCTTTAGCCAAAGTTCAAATTTTCAGTGCCATCAGAGAGTCCACACCGAAGAGAAACCGTACAAGTGCGACGAGTGCGGGAAGGGCTTTGGCTGGAGCGTTAACCTTCGTGTTCACCAGAGGGTCCACAGGGGTGAGAAACCCTATAAGTGTGAGGAGTGTGGGAAGGGCTTCACACAGGCCGCGCATTATCACATACATCAGAGGGTCCACACCGGGGAGAAACCCTACAAATGCGATGTCTGCGGCAAGGGGTTCAGTCACAATTCCCCTTTGATATGCCACCGGAGggtccacactggagagaaaccgtaCAGATGTGAGGCGTGCGGGAAGGGCTTCACCCGTAACACAGATCTTCACATCCACTTCCGTGTCCACACGGGAGAGAAACCCTACAAATGCAAGGAGTGCGGGAAGGGCTTCAGTCAGGCTTCCAATCTTCAAGTCCACCAGAACGTCCACACCGGGGAGAAACGATTCAAATGCGAGACGTGTGGGAAGGGCTTCAGTCAGTCGTCAAAGCTGCAGACCCACCAGAGAGTCCACACAGGGGAAAAGCCCTACAGATGCGACATGTGCGGTAAGGACTTCAGTTACAGTTCAAATCTTAAACTGCACCAAGTcattcacactggagaaaaaccatataaatgTGAGGAGTGTGGGAAGGGCTTCAGTTGGAGATCAAACCTTCATGCTCATCAGAGAGTCCACtcaggagagaaaccctacaaATGTGAGGCGTGTGATAAGAGCTTCAGTCAGGCCATAGATTTCCGGGTCCATCAGAGAGTCCACACGGGCGAGAAACCCTACAAGTGTGGTGTCTGTGGGAAGGGCTTCAGCCAGTCCTCTGGTCTTCAGTCCCATCAGAGGGtccacactggggagaagccCTACAGATGCAACATGTGTGGAAAGGGCTTTCGTTACAGTTCACAGTTTATATACCACCAGAGGGGCCACACTGGTGAAAAGCCTTACAAATGTGAggagtgtgggaaagccttcgGGCGGAGCTTGAATCTTCGCCATCACCAGAGGgtccacacaggagagaaaccccaCAAGTGTGAGgagtgtgggaaggccttcagtcTCCCCTCCAATCTTAGAGTCCATCTGAGTGTTCACGCTCGGGAGAAACTGTTTAAATGTGAGGAGTGTGGGAAGGGCTTCAGTCAGAGTTCTCGGCTTCACGCCCACCAGAGGGTCCacacaggagaaaaaccatacaagTGTGACATATGTGGTAAGGACTTCAGTCACCGTTCACGGCTTACATACCATCAGAAAGTCCACACTGGCAAGAGTCTTTAA